A genomic region of Cannabis sativa cultivar Pink pepper isolate KNU-18-1 chromosome 1, ASM2916894v1, whole genome shotgun sequence contains the following coding sequences:
- the LOC115706407 gene encoding uncharacterized protein LOC115706407 isoform X1, which translates to MEFRIELSSTKDCFFSRLKGFYNEYHQYKNEKGKKPSPNSDSENSKKGDSKACGESSSSSSSKGNKAVLWGSEVDELKERLKILEEETEIIKGAFFWSLKERKHMMKEIYQQFQLLHHLLQTQNLVLEENSGVNPFENVEFRKSLLEILSPHPNPSLLTRELKAEVLALQEPAVKVKTEATPSFTMTDSILNMCKE; encoded by the exons ATGGAGTTTAGGATAGAACTTTCTTCAACAAAAGACTGTTTTTTTTCTAGACTCAAGGGATTTTACAATGAGTACCATCAATACAAGAATGAGAAAGGTAAAAAACCATCACCAAATTCAGATTCCGAAAACTCGAAAAAAGGCGATAGCAAGGCTTGTGgagaatcatcatcatcatcatcatccaaAGGGAACAAGGCTGTTTTGTGGGGAAGTGAAGTTGATGAGCTTAAGGAGAGACTTAAAATTCTTGAAGAGGAAACTGAGATAATTAAAGGTGCTTTCTTTTGGagtttgaaagaaagaaaacataTGATGAAAGAGATATATCAGCAGTTTCAGCTATTACATCATCTCCTTCAAACTCAAAATTTAGTGCTGGAAGAAAATTCTGGTGTCAACCCTTTTGAG AATGTGGAATTCAGAAAGAGTTTGCTAGAAATTTTAAGCCCACATCCAAATCCATCTCTTCTTACCAGAGAGCTTAAAGCTGAAGTTTTGGCACTTCAAGAACCTGCTGTTAAAGTAAA AACAGAGGCCACACCAAGTTTCACCATGACTGATTCAATTCTCAATATGTGTAAGGAGTGA
- the LOC115706407 gene encoding uncharacterized protein LOC115706407 isoform X2 produces the protein MEFRIELSSTKDCFFSRLKGFYNEYHQYKNEKGKKPSPNSDSENSKKGDSKACGESSSSSSSKGNKAVLWGSEVDELKERLKILEEETEIIKGAFFWSLKERKHMMKEIYQQFQLLHHLLQTQNLVLEENSGVNPFENVEFRKSLLEILSPHPNPSLLTRELKAEVLALQEPAVKNRGHTKFHHD, from the exons ATGGAGTTTAGGATAGAACTTTCTTCAACAAAAGACTGTTTTTTTTCTAGACTCAAGGGATTTTACAATGAGTACCATCAATACAAGAATGAGAAAGGTAAAAAACCATCACCAAATTCAGATTCCGAAAACTCGAAAAAAGGCGATAGCAAGGCTTGTGgagaatcatcatcatcatcatcatccaaAGGGAACAAGGCTGTTTTGTGGGGAAGTGAAGTTGATGAGCTTAAGGAGAGACTTAAAATTCTTGAAGAGGAAACTGAGATAATTAAAGGTGCTTTCTTTTGGagtttgaaagaaagaaaacataTGATGAAAGAGATATATCAGCAGTTTCAGCTATTACATCATCTCCTTCAAACTCAAAATTTAGTGCTGGAAGAAAATTCTGGTGTCAACCCTTTTGAG AATGTGGAATTCAGAAAGAGTTTGCTAGAAATTTTAAGCCCACATCCAAATCCATCTCTTCTTACCAGAGAGCTTAAAGCTGAAGTTTTGGCACTTCAAGAACCTGCTGTTAAA AACAGAGGCCACACCAAGTTTCACCATGACTGA
- the LOC115707886 gene encoding uncharacterized protein LOC115707886 yields MGGACSRKRDQREEEDNIGGGIYRRYGKSGSSKWLATSFSRQSSDIQMGNGKCLSLMDLCIKKIREDIDKYTTFSMLPRDISQQIFNDLVFSRLLTEASLNAFRDCALQDLYLGEYPGVNNSWMDMVASQGSSLLSVDLSASDVSDDGLIHLKDCINLQTINFNYCDQISDRGLECISGLSNLTSLSFRRNNAITAKGMSAFAGLVNMVQLDLERCPEIHGGLVHLKGLTKLESLNLNWCNCITDADMKSISGLTNLKGLQLSSSKVTDAGISHLKGLHNLSLLNLEGCLVTASCLDSLSALAALLYLNLSRCRLTDDGCEFFSGLGKKLKVLNLAFNEISDTCLAHLKGFTNLESLNLDSCRITGDGLANLTDLRRLKCLELSDTEVASNGLRHLSGLVNLESINLSFTAITDTSLRKLSGLTSLKSLNLDVRQISDTGLAALTSLTGLTHLDLFGARITDSGTSYLRYFKNLRSLEICGGGLTDSGVKNIKDLSSLTLLNLSQNCNLTDRTLEMISGLTGLVSLNVSNSRITSSGLRHLRTLKNLKSLTLESCKVSANDIKSLQENHLPNLVSFRPE; encoded by the exons atgggGGGAGCTTGTTCTAGGAAGAGAGaccaaagagaagaagaagataacATAGGTGGTGGGATTTACAGAAGATATGGGAAAAGTGGGAGTTCAAAGTGGTTGGCAACTTCATTCAGTAGACAGTCTAGTGACATTCAAATGGGAAATGGAAAGTGCTTATCCCTTATGGACTTATGCATAAAGAAAATACGTGAG GACATTGATAAATATACTACTTTCTCAATGCTCCCAAGGGACATAAGTCAGCAGATTTTCAATGATTTGGTGTTTTCAAGATTGCTAACTGAGGCTTCTCTTAATGCTTTTCGGGATTGTGCACTGCAG GATCTTTACTTGGGAGAATATCCTGGGGTAAATAACAGTTGGATGGATATGGTGGCATCACAGGGTTCTTCTTTGCTTTCTGTGGATCTTTCTGCATCTGATGTTTCTGATGATGGGTTAATTCACCTTAAAGATTGCATAAATCTCCAAACAATAAACTTTAATTATTGTGACCAAATTTCAGATCGTGGGCTGGAATGCATCAGTG GTCTCTCAAACTTGACAAGTTTAAGCTTTAGAAGAAACAATGCAATCACTGCTAAAGGAATGAGTGCCTTTGCTGGATTAGTGAACATGGTTCAGTTGGATTTGGAAAGATGTCCTGAGATTCATGGTGGACTTGTTCATCTTAAAG GTTTAACAAAGTTGGAATCTTTGAATTTGAATTGGTGTAACTGCATAACAGATGCTGATATGAAGTCTATATCAG ggcttacaaacttaaaaggATTACAACTTTCCAGCAGTAAAGTTACAGATGCTGGAATTTCTCACTTGAAAG GTCTTCACAATCTCTCTTTGTTGAACTTGGAGGGATGCCTAGTTACTGCTTCATGCTTGGATTCTCTTTCAG CTCTTGCTGCTCTTCTCTATCTGAATCTTAGCAGATGTCGTCTTACTGACGATGGATGTGAATTTTTTTCCG GACTTGGAAAGAAACTAAAAGTGTTGAATTTGGCTTTCAATGAAATTTCTGATACTTGTTTGGCACACTTAAAAG GTTTTACAAATTTGGAGAGCTTGAACTTGGATTCTTGTAGGATCACTGGTGACGGACTGGCAAATTTGACAG ATCTTCGTCGTCTGAAATGTTTGGAGTTGTCTGATACTGAAGTCGCAAGCAATGGGCTACGCCATTTATCTG GTTTGGTTAATCTGGAGAGTATAAATTTATCATTCACTGCAATTACCGACACTAGTTTAAGAAAATTGTCGGGACTCACATCTCTAAAATCTCTAAATTTGGATGTTCGCCAAATTTCAGATACCGGACTAGCAGCTCTAACAA GTTTGACTGGATTAACGCATCTGGATCTTTTCGGAGCTCGCATCACAGACTCTGGAACAAGCTACTTGCGAT ACTTCAAAAATCTGAGGTCCCTTGAAATTTGCGGAGGAGGATTGACCGACTCCGGTGTAAAGAACATAAAAGACCTGTCATCATTGACACTATTGAATCTATCACAAAACTGCAACTTGACAGACAGAACCTTGGAGATGATTTCAG GTTTGACAGGATTGGTATCTTTAAATGTGTCGAATTCTCGTATCACCAGCTCGGGACTTAGACATTTGAGAACACTCAAGAATTTGAAGTCATTGACATTGGAATCGTGCAAGGTGTCAGCAAACGATATCAAGAGTCTTCAGGAGAATCACCTCCCTAATCTGGTGAGCTTCCGACCCGAGTAG
- the LOC115704854 gene encoding phosphopantothenoylcysteine decarboxylase subunit VHS3 translates to MAEVSKEKQVIVPENKDAIENDYYSSDEDDDDSEEDEDNEVDSDEEPNSDDSDDSDEEDESEDDDNDDEDGSSDDDDDDDSNDESSDDESSDEEEDDSNQPQVIRRRNLSQNPPTT, encoded by the coding sequence ATGGCTGAAGTTAGTAAGGAGAAACAAGTTATTGTTCCTGAAAACAAGGATGCTATTGAAAATGATTATTACTCTAGCgatgaggatgatgatgatagtgaagaagatgaagacaaTGAGGTTGATTCTGATGAAGAACCTAACTCAGATGATTCTGATGATagtgatgaagaagatgaaagtgaagatgatgataatgatgatgaagatggaagcagtgatgatgatgatgatgatgacagTAACGATGAAAGCAGTGATGATGAGAGTAGtgatgaagaagaagacgatTCAAATCAACCACAAGTCATTAGAAGAAGAAATTTGAGCCAAAATCCTCCTACTACTTAA
- the LOC115706407 gene encoding uncharacterized protein LOC115706407 isoform X3: MEFRIELSSTKDCFFSRLKGFYNEYHQYKNEKGKKPSPNSDSENSKKGDSKACGESSSSSSSKGNKAVLWGSEVDELKERLKILEEETEIIKGAFFWSLKERKHMMKEIYQQFQLLHHLLQTQNLVLEENSGVNPFENVEFRKSLLEILSPHPNPSLLTRELKAEVLALQEPAVKVKGHTKFHHD; this comes from the exons ATGGAGTTTAGGATAGAACTTTCTTCAACAAAAGACTGTTTTTTTTCTAGACTCAAGGGATTTTACAATGAGTACCATCAATACAAGAATGAGAAAGGTAAAAAACCATCACCAAATTCAGATTCCGAAAACTCGAAAAAAGGCGATAGCAAGGCTTGTGgagaatcatcatcatcatcatcatccaaAGGGAACAAGGCTGTTTTGTGGGGAAGTGAAGTTGATGAGCTTAAGGAGAGACTTAAAATTCTTGAAGAGGAAACTGAGATAATTAAAGGTGCTTTCTTTTGGagtttgaaagaaagaaaacataTGATGAAAGAGATATATCAGCAGTTTCAGCTATTACATCATCTCCTTCAAACTCAAAATTTAGTGCTGGAAGAAAATTCTGGTGTCAACCCTTTTGAG AATGTGGAATTCAGAAAGAGTTTGCTAGAAATTTTAAGCCCACATCCAAATCCATCTCTTCTTACCAGAGAGCTTAAAGCTGAAGTTTTGGCACTTCAAGAACCTGCTGTTAAAGTAAA AGGCCACACCAAGTTTCACCATGACTGA
- the LOC115706407 gene encoding uncharacterized protein LOC115706407 isoform X4: protein MEFRIELSSTKDCFFSRLKGFYNEYHQYKNEKGKKPSPNSDSENSKKGDSKACGESSSSSSSKGNKAVLWGSEVDELKERLKILEEETEIIKGAFFWSLKERKHMMKEIYQQFQLLHHLLQTQNLVLEENSGVNPFENVEFRKSLLEILSPHPNPSLLTRELKAEVLALQEPAVKRPHQVSP from the exons ATGGAGTTTAGGATAGAACTTTCTTCAACAAAAGACTGTTTTTTTTCTAGACTCAAGGGATTTTACAATGAGTACCATCAATACAAGAATGAGAAAGGTAAAAAACCATCACCAAATTCAGATTCCGAAAACTCGAAAAAAGGCGATAGCAAGGCTTGTGgagaatcatcatcatcatcatcatccaaAGGGAACAAGGCTGTTTTGTGGGGAAGTGAAGTTGATGAGCTTAAGGAGAGACTTAAAATTCTTGAAGAGGAAACTGAGATAATTAAAGGTGCTTTCTTTTGGagtttgaaagaaagaaaacataTGATGAAAGAGATATATCAGCAGTTTCAGCTATTACATCATCTCCTTCAAACTCAAAATTTAGTGCTGGAAGAAAATTCTGGTGTCAACCCTTTTGAG AATGTGGAATTCAGAAAGAGTTTGCTAGAAATTTTAAGCCCACATCCAAATCCATCTCTTCTTACCAGAGAGCTTAAAGCTGAAGTTTTGGCACTTCAAGAACCTGCTGTTAAA AGGCCACACCAAGTTTCACCATGA
- the LOC115707885 gene encoding protein TOPLESS: MSSLSRELVFLILQFLDEEKFKETVHKLEQESGFFFNMKYFEDEVHSGNWDEVEKYLSGFTKVDDNRYSMKIFFEIRKQKYLEALDKHDRSKAVDILVKDLKVFATFNEELFKEITQLLTLENFRENEQLSKYGDTKSARAIMLVELKKLIEANPLFRDKLQFPQLKNSRLRTLINQSLNWQHQLCKNPRPNPDIKTLFVDHSCGQPNGARAPSPANNPLLGSLPKAGGFPPLGAHGPFQPAPAAVPTPLAGWMSNPTVTHPAVSGGAINLGAPSIPAALKHPRTPPTNPSVDYPSGDSDHVSKRTRPMGISDEVNLPVNVLTTFPGHGHSQAFNAPDDLPKTVTRTLNQGSSPMSMDFHPVQQTLLLVGTNVGDIGLWEVGSRERLVLRNFKVWDLGACSVPLQAALVKDPGVSVNRVIWSPDGALFGVAYSRHIIQLYSYQGGDDVRQHLEIDAHVGGVNDLAFSHPNKQLCVITCGDDKTIKVWDAATGAKQYTFEGHEAPVYSVCPHYKENIQFIFSTALDGKIKAWLYDNLGSRVDYDAPGRWCTTMAYSADGTRLFSCGTSKDGESFIVEWNESEGAVKRTYQGFRKRSLGVVQFDTTKNRFLAAGDDFSIKFWDMDNIQLLTTVEADGGLPASPRLRFNKDGSLLAVSANENGIKILANTDGIRLLRTFENLSYDASRASEAVAKPTVSPISAAAAAAAATSAGLSERTTSVVNIAGMNGDSRSMGDVKPRITEENDKSKIWKLTEITEPSQCRSLRLQENMRVTKISRLIYTNSGNAVLALGSNAIHLLWKWQRSDRNTSGRATANVSPQLWQPTSGILMTNDVADTNPEEAVPCFALSKNDSYVMSASGGKISLFNMMTFKTMTTFMPPPPAATFLAFHPQDNNIIAIGMDDSTIQIYNVRVDEVKSKLKGHSKRITGLAFSHVLNVLVSSGADAQICVWNSDGWEKQRNRFLQIPSGRTPSSQSDTRVQFHQDQMHFLVVHETQLAIFETTKLECVKQWIPRESSASISHATFSCDSQLVYASFLDATVCVFSAANLRLRCRINPSAYLPANISSNVQPLVIAAHPQEANQFALGLSDGGVHVFEPLESEGKWGVPPPVENGSASNASATPVGGAASDQAQR, encoded by the exons ATGTCGTCGCTTAGTAGGGAACTTGTGTTCCTGATCTTACAGTTTCTCGACGAAGAAAAGTTCAAAGAGACTGTTCACAA GCTAGAACAGGAATCTGGGTTTTTCTTTAATATGAAGTATTTTGAGGATGAGGTTCACAGTGGCAATTGGGATGAGGTTGAAAAGTACTTATCTGGGTTCACAAAAGTAGATGATAATCGGTAttccatgaaaatattttttgagaTAAGAAAGCAGAAGTACCTTGAAGCCTTGGATAA GCATGATCGGTCTAAGGCCGTGGATATATTAGTGAAGGATTTGAAGGTCTTTGCTACATTTAATGAAGAACTATTCAAGGAAATCACTCAGCTTTTGACACTAGAGAATTTTAG AGAGAATGAACAACTGTCAAAGTATGGTGATACAAAGTCAGCCAGGGCAATCATGTTGGTTGAGCTCAAGAAGTTGATAGAAGCAAATCCTTTGTTTCGTGACAAATTGCAGTTCCCACAGCTTAAAAATTCTAGGTTGAGGACCCTCATTAATCAAAG CTTAAATTGGCAGCACCAACTTTGTAAAAACCCTAGACCAAATCCAGATATAAAAACTCTTTTTGTGGATCACTCATGTGGACAACCAAACGGTGCGCGGGCTCCATCACCTGCAAATAATCCTCTTCTTGGATCATTGCCCAAAGCTGGAGGCTTTCCACCTCTAGGTGCACATGGG CCATTTCAACCAGCACCAGCTGCAGTTCCAACACCTCTAGCAGGTTGGATGTCCAATCCTACTGTAACTCATCCTGCTGTTTCTGGGGGAGCTATTAATCTTGGTGCTCCATCAATTCCAG CTGCATTGAAGCATCCAAGGACTCCTCCAACTAATCCTTCTGTCGACTATCCATCTGGGGATTCTGATCATGTCTCAAAAAGAACTAGGCCAATGGGAATTTCTGATGAG GTGAATCTACCTGTTAATGTGCTGACAACATTTCCGGGACATGGTCATAGTCAGGCTTTTAATGCTCCTGATGACTTGCCCAAAACTGTTACAAGGACTTTAAATCAGGGTTCATCTCCTATGAGCATGGACTTTCACCCTGTTCAGCAGACTCTACTTCTTG TTGGCACCAATGTGGGTGACATAGGGTTGTGGGAAGTTGGTTCAAGGGAACGATTGGTTTTGAGAAACTTCAAAGTTTGGGATCTCGGTGCATGTTCAGTGCCTCTGCAG GCTGCCTTAGTGAAGGATCCTGGTGTTTCAGTGAATCGGGTTATATGGAGCCCTGATGGTGCTTTATTTG GGGTTGCATATTCAAGGCACATTATTCAATTATATTCTTATCAAGGAGGTGATGATGTTCGTCAACACCTGGAG ATTGATGCTCATGTTGGAGGAGTAAATGATCTTGCTTTCTCGCACCCCAATAAGCAACTCTGTGTTATCACCTGTGGTGACGACAAGACGATCAAG GTGTGGGATGCTGCTACTGGTGCAAAACAATACACTTTTGAAGGTCACGAGGCACCTGTTTATTCTGTGTGCCCCCATTATAAGGAAAATATTCAG TTTATCTTTTCAACAGCCCTGGACGGAAAGATAAAAGCATGGTTGTATGACAATCTTGGATCTCGAGTTGACTATGACGCTCCTGGCCGTTGGTGCACGACCATGGCATATAGTGCGGATGGTACAAG GCTCTTTTCATGTGGGACAAGTAAAGATGGGGAGTCATTTATTGTTGAATGGAATGAAAGTGAAGGGGCTGTAAAGAGGACCTATCAAGGATTCCGCAAGCGTTCTCTGGGTGTTGTGCAATTTGATACCACTAAAAATCGGTTTTTAGCAGCTGGAGATGATTTCTCTATTAAATTCTGGGATATGGACAATATTCAACTTTTGACTACTGTTGAGGCTGATGGAGGACTGCCA GCAAGCCCCCGTCTCCGCTTTAACAAGGATGGAAGTCTGTTGGCTGTTTCTGCCAATGAGAATGGCATTAAAATTTTGGCAAATACAGACGGAATAAGGTTGCTGCGCACTTTTGAAAATCTTTCTTATGATGCATCTAGGGCATCTGAGGCTGTGGCAAAG CCTACAGTTAGCCCAATTTCAGCTGCCGCCGCCGCCGCTGCTGCTACTAGTGCTGGACTTTCAGAAAGAACAACCTCTGTAGTTAACATTGCAGGAATG AATGGGGATTCCCGGAGCATGGGAGATGTGAAACCTAGAATAACTGAAGAAAATGACAAATCAAAGATTTGGAAGCTCACTGAAATCACTGAACCATCTCAGTGTCGGTCTTTAAGGCTCCAAGAAAACATGAGGGTAACCAAg ATATCAAGGTTGATTTATACAAATTCTGGTAATGCTGTTTTAGCGTTGGGATCAAATGCTATTCATTTACTATGGAAATGGCAGCGAAGTGACCGTAATACTAGTGGCAGA gCGACAGCCAATGTATCACCTCAACTGTGGCAACCAACAAGTGGTATTTTAATGACCAATGATGTCGCTGACACTAATCCTGAAGAGGCTGTTCCTTGCTTTGCTTTGTCCAAGAATGATTCTTATGTAATGTCAGCATCTGGTGGGAAGATATCCCTTTTCAATATGATGACGTTTAAG ACAATGACAACTTTCATGCCTCCACCCCCTGCTGCAACATTTCTTGCTTTCCATCCTCAAGACAACAATATTATTGCTATTGGAATGGATGATTCCACAATTCAGATCTACAATGTGCGAGTGGATGAG GTAAAGAGCAAGCTGAAAGGCCATTCTAAAAGGATTACTGGCTTAGCCTTTTCTCACGTTCTGAATGTGCTAGTTTCATCTGGAGCAGATGCTCAG ATTTGTGTGTGGAACTCAGATGGATgggaaaaacaaagaaacagaTTTTTGCAGATTCCGTCTGGGAGGACTCCATCATCTCAATCAGATACCCGCGTACAGTTTCATCAAGACCAGATGCATTTCCTAGTTGTGCATGAGACTCAACTTGCCATATTCGAAACAACAAAGTTAGAATGTGTAAAACAG TGGATCCCACGTGAATCTTCTGCATCAATTTCTCATGCAACATTCTCCTGCGACAGCCAGCTAGTATACGCCAGCTTTTTAGATGCTACAGTCTGTGTGTTCAGTGCTGCCAATCTCAGACTACGATGTCGTATCAACCCTTCTGCATATCTTCCTGCCAATATCAG CTCTAATGTACAGCCACTAGTGATTGCGGCCCACCCTCAAGAAGCAAACCAGTTTGCTTTAGGACTATCAGATGGTGGGGTTCATGTCTTTGAACCTCTTGAATCTGAAGGTAAATGGGGTGTGCCTCCGCCCGTTGAGAATGGGTCAGCGAGCAATGCTTCGGCAACTCCAGTTGGAGGTGCAGCTTCAGATCAAGCTCAAAGATGA